In Aridibaculum aurantiacum, the following proteins share a genomic window:
- the lnt gene encoding apolipoprotein N-acyltransferase, which produces MKRYTSLLYSLLTGLLLVFAWPDSYFTALIFIAWIPLLLLADKEKNVYRFFLFCLLSMFIWNAGTTWWIWNSTPEGAIGAIIANSFLMCLPLWGAYLFNKKYGNVIGVTSFIVFWLSFEYIHLNWQLSWPWLTLGNVFATQPSWIQWYEITGVSGGSLWVLLVNILLFSCYKKINRKKLIAAVGVLVLPFVASFALTPNAAELEAAANTNVVIVQPNIDPYSEKFDMASTEGQIKKLIDLSEQAMDENTRLVLWPETALPVGVWQNEVQQNHYYQPVFEFVNRHPQVMLQTGIEAYKSYGTNKETITARKNESTGTYYDAFNSSVMIAANQPLIFYNKSKLVPGVETLPTFLMWLADVFEQFGGTTGGYGTDREANVFKAPVSPYVTAPIICYESIYGEYVTNYIHKGSNLLTIMTNDGWWANTPGHRQHLQYARLRAIETRKWVARSANTGISAVIDHSGTIRDSRPWDTPAAIKFAIPPMQGETFFVRNGALIFGLALLLMGALLLYNFLMMFRKKVLKK; this is translated from the coding sequence TTGAAACGATATACCTCTTTACTATATTCCTTGCTTACTGGTTTACTACTGGTTTTTGCATGGCCTGATTCCTATTTTACCGCTCTTATTTTTATAGCCTGGATACCGCTGTTGCTGTTGGCTGATAAAGAGAAAAACGTGTACAGGTTTTTCCTGTTTTGCCTGTTGTCTATGTTTATCTGGAATGCCGGCACCACCTGGTGGATCTGGAACTCTACACCAGAAGGAGCCATAGGCGCTATCATAGCCAATAGCTTCTTGATGTGCTTGCCGCTGTGGGGCGCATACTTGTTCAATAAAAAATATGGTAACGTAATAGGCGTAACAAGTTTCATTGTTTTCTGGCTCTCTTTCGAGTACATACACCTTAACTGGCAATTGAGCTGGCCCTGGCTTACGCTGGGAAATGTTTTCGCAACACAGCCATCGTGGATACAGTGGTACGAAATAACAGGTGTAAGTGGAGGTAGCTTGTGGGTACTGCTGGTAAATATTTTACTTTTTTCCTGTTATAAAAAGATCAATCGAAAGAAGTTGATCGCGGCTGTAGGTGTTTTGGTACTGCCATTTGTAGCATCATTTGCTCTTACTCCCAACGCTGCTGAACTAGAGGCTGCTGCCAATACCAATGTGGTTATTGTTCAGCCAAATATTGATCCTTACAGTGAAAAGTTTGACATGGCCAGTACCGAAGGACAGATCAAAAAGCTGATCGATCTTTCGGAGCAGGCAATGGATGAAAACACACGCCTGGTGTTGTGGCCCGAGACTGCTTTGCCCGTAGGCGTATGGCAGAATGAAGTGCAGCAAAATCATTATTACCAACCTGTGTTTGAATTTGTGAACCGCCACCCGCAGGTAATGTTGCAAACAGGAATAGAAGCTTACAAAAGTTATGGTACCAATAAGGAAACCATCACTGCACGCAAAAATGAAAGTACCGGCACTTATTACGATGCATTTAATTCATCCGTAATGATAGCGGCTAACCAGCCACTTATATTTTACAATAAAAGTAAGCTGGTACCTGGGGTAGAAACGCTTCCTACTTTCCTGATGTGGCTGGCTGATGTATTTGAACAATTTGGTGGAACTACAGGTGGATACGGAACTGACAGGGAGGCCAATGTTTTCAAAGCGCCTGTTAGTCCTTACGTTACTGCACCTATAATTTGTTACGAAAGTATATATGGGGAATATGTGACCAATTATATTCATAAGGGAAGTAACCTTTTAACCATTATGACCAATGATGGCTGGTGGGCGAATACTCCTGGTCACAGGCAGCACTTGCAGTATGCTAGGCTTAGGGCAATAGAAACAAGGAAGTGGGTAGCCAGGAGTGCGAATACTGGTATATCTGCAGTAATCGATCATTCGGGCACTATCAGGGATTCCCGTCCGTGGGATACCCCTGCAGCCATCAAATTTGCTATTCCTCCCATGCAGGGTGAAACATTTTTTGTTAGGAATGGTGCCTTGATTTTTGGGCTGGCTTTGTTATTGATGGGAGCATTATTACTGTACAACTTTTTGATGATGTTCAGGAAAAAAGTTCTCAAAAAATAG
- a CDS encoding alpha/beta fold hydrolase translates to MEKTFTYQNTSISYHVYGTGQPVVLLHGFGEDRSIWANQVKFLEPHCRLIVPDLPGTGKSALLANATSIDDYADCIFHLLQHEQIKEPILLGHSLGGYITLAIVEKFPAIVKAFGLIHSTAFADSEEKKKVREKGVQMINEYGSYAFLKNTIPNLFSDNFKKKNNQVIQDLILASSSFSPEALIQYYLAMKDRPDRTSVLQNATVPVLFVIGKEDVAAPLDDLKKQTSLPKQPYVHVMEDVGHMGMLEATDQLNEYMLEFINR, encoded by the coding sequence ATGGAAAAAACATTTACCTACCAAAATACTTCTATTAGCTACCACGTGTACGGCACAGGCCAGCCCGTAGTGCTGTTGCATGGCTTTGGCGAAGACCGGAGTATTTGGGCGAACCAGGTAAAGTTCCTCGAACCTCATTGTCGTCTTATTGTTCCTGACCTGCCAGGTACTGGAAAATCAGCTTTGCTTGCGAATGCAACTTCAATTGATGATTATGCTGATTGTATTTTTCACCTGCTTCAACATGAACAAATAAAAGAGCCCATTCTTTTAGGCCACAGTTTGGGGGGATATATTACCCTCGCAATTGTAGAAAAGTTTCCAGCTATTGTAAAAGCGTTTGGTCTTATTCATTCTACCGCGTTTGCCGATTCTGAAGAGAAAAAAAAGGTGCGTGAAAAAGGTGTTCAGATGATAAATGAATACGGTTCATATGCATTTTTAAAAAATACGATTCCTAATTTATTTTCTGATAATTTTAAGAAGAAGAACAACCAGGTAATTCAAGACCTCATCCTGGCCAGTTCTTCCTTCTCTCCTGAAGCTTTGATCCAATATTACCTGGCAATGAAAGACCGGCCAGACAGAACAAGTGTTTTGCAAAATGCTACGGTTCCTGTGCTTTTTGTTATAGGAAAAGAAGATGTAGCCGCACCCCTGGATGATCTTAAAAAACAAACCTCTTTGCCGAAGCAACCGTATGTGCATGTAATGGAAGATGTAGGACATATGGGCATGCTGGAAGCAACCGACCAACTGAATGAGTATATGCTAGAGTTTATTAACAGATAA
- a CDS encoding PKD domain-containing protein, translating into MMKILFLLLLVSTSISTYASHITGGELMYTYIGPGSNPGTDRYRITLRLFRDCFSTGPLLQGEQVRVGIYNTQSNALIHTLQLPLSSDVSTLALNTNNFPCLVGSPKVCYQIAYYSNVIDLERNAGGYTLVQTACCRIGGITNIANSNNAGATYTTRIPGTVLIGQQINNSPQFQLRDTALVCSSKSFRLPFTATDVDGDSLSYAFVDAYGNVTANNQPLPPTLVLSSVAYQGQYNGQNPLGPEVSINPSNGLITGRAPATGRYVVAVSVIEWRNGRVINEHRKDFILSVQHCDFVSAELPDYRVICDDFTVSFENGSYSSLVTSYSWTFGDPTTTSDVSNNPVPSYTYSDTGIYRVKLVVQGGNGCADSAEADVAVYPGFDVKFGAIPHCSNNLSRFYDSTSAAYGSVNSWKWNFGDPAVLTDTSSVRDPSYRYTAVGSYPVTLVATSTKGCVDSSTRNIVINDKPYLHLPFKDTVVCGFDTLQLFAQGTGEFSWAPNNFISNANSANPHVYPPSSAIYIVTLNDNNCIGRDTVRITKLNSITMTTGRDTLICTTDTLDLRAVSAANYYTWAPASSVRSSTSANTSSLPLNNNTMFTVTGTLGRCTASASLQVQVAPYPVANAGADVSICPDSKVQLQGAVQGDGFSWTPNYALLHGTTLNPMVAPSQTTPYVLTARYNSGCPKPVSDTVIVSVHPNPVAFAGHDTAIVEGQPLQLFASGGITYQWSPATYLSDPFVSSPLVKMPSELDTLKYMLKVTDENGCSDYDDITISKFRTGATIIVPTGFTPNGDGKNDVLRPVLAGIKQLDFFRIYNRWGQLLFETREHGKGWNGTINGKEQNPGTYVFVIQAQDYLGRPVQQKGTIVLIR; encoded by the coding sequence ATGATGAAAATTCTTTTTTTGCTTTTATTGGTCAGTACATCGATCAGTACCTATGCCTCGCACATTACAGGGGGAGAGTTGATGTACACATATATAGGACCCGGCTCTAACCCTGGTACCGACCGCTATAGGATCACCCTACGCTTATTCAGAGATTGTTTTTCAACCGGTCCGCTGCTACAGGGCGAACAAGTAAGGGTTGGTATTTACAATACCCAATCAAACGCACTCATTCATACTCTACAACTTCCTCTTTCATCAGACGTAAGTACACTTGCTTTAAATACAAATAATTTTCCTTGCCTGGTGGGTAGCCCAAAAGTTTGCTACCAGATAGCGTATTATAGCAATGTAATAGACCTTGAACGAAATGCCGGTGGCTATACGCTGGTTCAAACCGCCTGTTGCCGCATTGGGGGTATAACCAATATTGCCAATTCTAATAATGCCGGTGCAACCTATACCACCCGAATTCCAGGAACCGTGCTAATTGGCCAGCAAATCAATAACAGCCCGCAGTTCCAACTACGGGATACAGCGCTTGTTTGCTCTTCAAAAAGTTTTCGCCTTCCATTTACCGCTACCGATGTAGATGGTGATTCACTTAGCTATGCATTCGTGGATGCATATGGAAACGTGACAGCTAATAACCAGCCACTTCCTCCAACATTGGTGTTGAGCAGCGTTGCTTACCAGGGGCAGTATAACGGGCAAAATCCATTGGGTCCTGAAGTTTCCATTAATCCAAGTAATGGATTGATAACAGGTCGTGCGCCAGCCACAGGTAGGTATGTAGTGGCTGTAAGTGTAATAGAGTGGCGCAATGGAAGGGTGATAAACGAACACAGGAAAGATTTTATATTATCCGTTCAGCATTGCGATTTTGTTTCTGCCGAACTTCCTGATTACCGGGTAATCTGTGATGATTTCACCGTAAGCTTTGAAAATGGATCCTATTCATCATTGGTCACATCCTACAGTTGGACTTTTGGTGATCCTACTACTACGTCCGATGTTTCAAATAATCCTGTTCCGTCATATACTTATTCTGATACCGGTATATATCGTGTAAAACTGGTGGTGCAAGGTGGAAATGGATGTGCTGATTCTGCAGAGGCTGATGTAGCTGTTTACCCTGGTTTTGATGTGAAATTTGGTGCTATTCCGCATTGCAGTAACAATCTTTCCCGCTTTTACGACTCTACATCTGCTGCTTATGGTAGTGTGAATTCATGGAAATGGAATTTTGGTGATCCTGCGGTTTTAACTGATACCTCTTCTGTTCGTGATCCATCGTACCGGTATACAGCAGTTGGCTCGTACCCAGTGACCTTGGTGGCTACTTCTACAAAAGGTTGCGTGGACTCTTCTACAAGAAATATTGTGATAAACGACAAGCCTTACTTGCACCTGCCTTTCAAGGATACGGTTGTTTGTGGTTTTGATACGTTACAGTTGTTCGCACAAGGAACAGGTGAATTTAGTTGGGCGCCCAATAATTTTATTTCTAATGCTAATTCGGCTAATCCTCACGTATACCCGCCTTCCAGTGCTATTTATATTGTTACCTTAAATGATAATAATTGTATTGGTAGAGATACAGTGCGCATAACCAAGTTGAACAGCATTACCATGACAACTGGTCGGGATACGCTTATATGTACAACTGATACGCTTGATCTTCGAGCGGTCAGTGCAGCAAACTATTACACATGGGCTCCGGCCAGTTCGGTACGAAGTAGTACATCGGCCAATACTTCCAGTTTGCCATTGAACAACAATACAATGTTTACCGTTACCGGCACTTTAGGAAGGTGTACTGCTTCAGCCAGTTTGCAAGTGCAGGTTGCGCCATACCCAGTAGCAAATGCAGGTGCAGATGTAAGCATATGCCCTGATTCAAAGGTTCAGCTACAGGGGGCGGTACAGGGTGATGGTTTTTCCTGGACACCTAACTATGCTTTACTGCATGGAACCACCCTTAATCCAATGGTGGCTCCTTCCCAAACCACTCCTTATGTATTAACCGCCAGGTACAACAGCGGCTGCCCTAAACCGGTAAGTGATACAGTTATCGTTTCTGTTCATCCTAATCCTGTTGCTTTTGCGGGGCATGATACAGCCATTGTGGAAGGGCAGCCATTGCAACTATTTGCCTCAGGTGGCATTACTTACCAATGGTCGCCAGCTACTTATTTATCTGATCCATTTGTTTCCAGCCCATTGGTAAAAATGCCTTCAGAGCTAGATACCCTTAAGTATATGCTTAAGGTGACCGACGAAAATGGGTGCAGTGACTACGATGATATCACCATTTCAAAATTCCGAACAGGAGCCACCATTATTGTACCCACAGGATTTACTCCAAATGGAGATGGCAAAAATGATGTACTGCGTCCTGTACTTGCCGGTATCAAACAGCTAGATTTCTTCCGCATATACAACCGATGGGGGCAACTTTTATTTGAAACCCGCGAACACGGTAAAGGCTGGAATGGTACTATTAATGGTAAAGAACAAAATCCGGGCACTTATGTATTTGTAATACAAGCACAGGATTACCTGGGAAGGCCTGTCCAACAAAAAGGTACTATTGTTCTCATAAGGTAA
- a CDS encoding PKD domain-containing protein, with protein MKKLLFLLLIILTAAPSFAGHIAGGEIYYTNLGPGQTPNTDRYKITLRLFRECFPPQGGQPTADLPVEVWMAVYNRTTPATQYGSTHIVGIDGPKQKLQMTSPNPCITNPPVVCYEVGTFTFTVDLPVTPNGYTISFQTCCRTNGISNIAGSGVGATYTAEIPPSVLPTDKNSSAVFSLKDTTLVCKNSNFMLDFSATDADGDSLSYAFCNAYNGGNTTNSANVTPSLPPYGSITYSAGFSGSSPLGSQVTINPATGMISGTSPGAGSYVVTVCVSEWRNGRLISIHRKDFTLKIGDCTLSAAELKPDYITCDGYTMTFQNESTSAGNNSYTWNFGDPASGANNVSNLPTPTHTYSDTGIYTLKLKVENTVGCRDSATALVRVYPGFFPEFDVIGSCFQTPFQFLDRTTTNHGVVSSWRWDFGDLSTTADTSRLRNPNYQYPNSGPRTATLIVGNSKGCIDTITRPVVVNDIPLLQLPFKDTLICSIDTLPLIAIGNGDFSWTPTTNMIGSNTSNPLVFPKDTTRYIVTLNENGCIKKDTIMVNVLDFITVELGPDTAICLTDSLRFNTVSHALGYVWTPTDGLSDPGVKHPMAAPLTTTKYHVKANLGKCPHEDSITVYVVPYPQASVGPDVEICYGDRVPLTANIVGSSFTWTPSNSLMNPNTLTPVAGPMQTTSYVIAAYDTLGCPKPYRDTVVVTVRPRVQAFAGRDTVVVANQPLQLTATGGASYLWSPTIGMNNPTIANPIVTLGPNIDSVRYLVRVTTTEGCFEDDDVKVYVFKTPPDIFVPSAFTPNRDGKNDILRPKPVGIRLFYYFRVFNRWGQLVYSTSDIGAGWDGTLNGKDQGSGTYVYMTEGVDYTGKPVFRKGTVVLIR; from the coding sequence ATGAAAAAACTTCTATTCCTGCTTTTGATCATACTAACTGCAGCACCTTCTTTTGCAGGTCATATAGCCGGGGGCGAAATTTATTATACGAATCTTGGACCTGGTCAAACGCCTAATACAGATCGTTACAAGATAACGCTACGGTTGTTTCGGGAATGTTTCCCACCACAAGGAGGGCAGCCTACCGCCGATTTGCCAGTAGAGGTTTGGATGGCAGTATATAATCGTACTACGCCAGCCACACAATATGGTAGCACGCATATTGTTGGTATTGATGGTCCCAAACAGAAGTTACAAATGACTTCTCCAAACCCTTGTATCACCAATCCTCCAGTTGTATGTTACGAGGTGGGTACTTTTACTTTTACCGTAGACCTGCCAGTTACTCCCAATGGTTATACAATTTCTTTCCAAACCTGTTGCCGTACAAACGGTATTTCGAATATTGCCGGTTCAGGGGTTGGAGCAACCTATACTGCTGAGATACCACCTTCTGTGTTGCCCACTGATAAAAACAGCAGTGCGGTTTTCTCCTTAAAGGATACAACGCTTGTATGTAAGAACAGCAACTTCATGCTCGATTTTAGTGCAACGGATGCCGATGGAGATTCTTTGTCATATGCTTTTTGTAATGCTTATAACGGGGGTAATACTACCAATTCCGCCAATGTTACTCCGTCACTTCCTCCTTATGGAAGCATAACTTATAGTGCCGGTTTCTCTGGTTCTTCTCCTCTTGGAAGTCAGGTTACCATCAATCCTGCTACGGGTATGATCTCCGGAACATCTCCCGGTGCCGGATCGTATGTGGTGACGGTGTGTGTATCTGAGTGGCGCAATGGCAGGCTGATCTCCATTCATCGGAAAGATTTTACCCTTAAAATCGGGGACTGTACCCTGTCGGCGGCTGAACTGAAGCCAGATTATATTACCTGTGATGGGTATACGATGACGTTCCAAAATGAATCTACATCAGCAGGTAACAATTCCTACACATGGAATTTTGGTGATCCTGCCTCTGGCGCCAATAATGTAAGTAATCTGCCTACGCCTACACATACTTATTCAGATACCGGTATCTATACGCTTAAACTAAAAGTAGAAAATACAGTAGGATGCCGTGACTCAGCCACCGCACTTGTTCGTGTATATCCGGGTTTCTTTCCTGAGTTTGATGTGATTGGTAGCTGCTTCCAAACGCCTTTTCAATTTTTAGACAGAACAACTACTAATCATGGTGTTGTTAGCAGCTGGCGCTGGGATTTTGGAGATCTTTCTACCACTGCAGATACTTCCAGGTTAAGAAATCCAAATTACCAATACCCCAATTCGGGTCCTCGTACGGCCACGTTGATTGTTGGAAACAGCAAAGGCTGTATAGACACAATCACACGTCCTGTAGTAGTAAATGATATCCCGTTGCTTCAGTTGCCGTTCAAAGACACGCTTATTTGTAGTATCGATACACTTCCATTGATAGCTATAGGAAACGGTGATTTTTCGTGGACGCCAACTACAAATATGATCGGCAGCAATACTTCCAATCCATTGGTCTTTCCAAAAGATACAACCCGCTACATCGTTACGCTTAACGAGAATGGATGTATAAAGAAGGATACGATCATGGTTAATGTCCTTGATTTTATTACTGTAGAATTAGGGCCCGATACTGCTATCTGTCTTACTGATAGTTTGCGTTTCAATACAGTAAGTCATGCACTTGGGTATGTGTGGACACCCACAGACGGATTGAGCGATCCAGGTGTGAAGCATCCGATGGCTGCTCCGCTCACTACCACTAAATATCATGTGAAAGCTAATCTCGGTAAGTGTCCTCATGAAGATTCAATAACTGTTTATGTAGTTCCTTATCCACAAGCCAGTGTTGGTCCGGATGTAGAGATCTGCTATGGCGATCGGGTACCGCTAACTGCCAATATTGTCGGCTCTTCATTTACCTGGACACCTTCCAATTCTTTGATGAACCCCAACACGCTGACGCCTGTTGCAGGTCCTATGCAAACTACTTCTTACGTAATTGCTGCATACGATACCTTAGGGTGTCCAAAGCCATACAGGGATACGGTAGTAGTAACTGTTCGACCGCGGGTGCAGGCTTTTGCTGGGCGCGATACGGTTGTTGTTGCTAACCAGCCTTTGCAGCTAACAGCTACAGGAGGTGCTTCTTACCTATGGTCGCCTACAATTGGAATGAACAATCCTACCATTGCAAATCCCATTGTTACCTTGGGACCCAACATTGACTCAGTTCGATACTTGGTGCGTGTAACTACAACTGAAGGATGCTTTGAAGATGATGATGTAAAGGTGTATGTATTCAAAACGCCACCTGACATATTTGTTCCTTCTGCTTTTACACCTAACCGCGACGGTAAGAATGATATACTGCGACCAAAGCCGGTAGGTATCCGACTTTTCTACTACTTCAGAGTCTTCAATCGGTGGGGCCAATTGGTGTACAGCACCAGCGATATTGGTGCCGGCTGGGATGGAACATTAAATGGTAAAGACCAGGGATCCGGTACTTATGTGTATATGACAGAAGGAGTGGATTATACCGGGAAACCTGTATTCAGAAAAGGTACGGTTGTGCTTATTCGATAG
- a CDS encoding UDP-N-acetylmuramoyl-tripeptide--D-alanyl-D-alanine ligase: protein MTISELYEIYLQNPQVQTDTRKLQARDIFFALSGPNFNGNQFALQALEQGASYAVTSEAVDPGNERVIVVDDVLETLQQLAKHHRLQFPIPFIAITGSNGKTTTKELVHTVLASHFTTYTTEGNLNNHIGIPLTLLRIKKDAQLAVVEMGANHQQEIASYCQYVLPTHGIITNCGKAHLEGFGGIEGVRKGKGELFDYLRANGGAAFIYNDYDYLVEMSAGIENIYTYGTMDAAVVGRAMEGNTFLEVQLLDEVSPAIITTKLVGDYNLPNVLCAVAVAKAFEVPMEKVVASIAAYEPTNSRSQMVKRGSNHIILDAYNANPSSLKLAIENLAGIAADHKILMIGGMMELGEESVQEHQAIIDQVKLHNWDKVVLVGGDFGKIIHPYIFFSTATEAREWFQQQDFQNAYILIKGSRSMKMETILK, encoded by the coding sequence TTGACCATTTCAGAATTGTATGAAATATACCTGCAAAACCCGCAGGTACAAACAGACACACGGAAACTTCAGGCAAGGGATATTTTCTTTGCACTTTCAGGACCTAATTTCAACGGTAACCAATTTGCCTTACAGGCCTTAGAGCAAGGAGCCTCGTATGCTGTCACTAGCGAAGCAGTAGACCCGGGAAATGAGCGGGTGATAGTGGTGGACGATGTGCTGGAAACGCTTCAGCAGTTGGCTAAACATCATCGGCTGCAGTTTCCAATTCCTTTCATTGCCATCACGGGAAGTAATGGAAAAACCACCACTAAAGAGTTGGTACATACCGTGCTTGCCTCGCATTTTACAACCTATACTACAGAAGGTAACCTGAATAACCACATCGGTATTCCGCTTACGCTACTGCGCATAAAAAAAGATGCGCAATTGGCTGTGGTAGAAATGGGCGCGAACCACCAGCAAGAGATCGCTTCTTATTGCCAATATGTTTTACCTACGCACGGGATTATTACCAACTGCGGCAAAGCTCATTTAGAAGGATTTGGTGGAATAGAAGGTGTGAGAAAAGGTAAAGGGGAATTATTTGATTACTTACGTGCAAACGGTGGTGCGGCATTTATTTACAACGACTACGATTACCTGGTAGAGATGTCAGCAGGAATAGAAAACATCTATACTTATGGAACAATGGATGCTGCTGTAGTGGGGAGAGCCATGGAAGGCAATACATTCCTTGAAGTGCAGTTGCTGGATGAAGTTTCGCCTGCCATCATCACCACAAAACTGGTAGGTGATTATAATCTTCCAAATGTGCTATGTGCAGTGGCTGTTGCCAAAGCTTTTGAAGTACCCATGGAAAAAGTTGTTGCCTCTATTGCCGCATATGAACCTACCAACAGCCGGAGCCAGATGGTAAAGCGGGGCAGCAATCACATTATATTGGATGCTTATAATGCTAATCCATCAAGTTTGAAATTGGCTATAGAAAACCTGGCAGGCATAGCAGCTGATCATAAGATCCTGATGATTGGAGGTATGATGGAACTGGGAGAGGAGAGCGTGCAGGAGCACCAGGCTATCATCGACCAGGTGAAGCTGCACAATTGGGATAAGGTAGTGCTGGTAGGAGGAGATTTCGGAAAGATCATTCACCCTTATATATTTTTTAGTACCGCTACTGAAGCACGGGAATGGTTTCAACAACAAGATTTTCAAAACGCCTACATCCTTATCAAAGGCAGCAGGAGTATGAAAATGGAAACCATTTTGAAATGA
- the trxA gene encoding thioredoxin, which yields MNTQAKETFSDIINGSKPVLVDFFADWCGPCKMMKPILDELRQLLGDQVRILKLDVDKNPAVAQNFQISGVPTLILFKKGQPVWRQSGVVQARQLKTIIEQKAL from the coding sequence ATGAATACACAAGCTAAAGAAACATTCAGTGATATCATTAATGGGTCAAAGCCGGTACTGGTTGATTTTTTTGCTGATTGGTGCGGGCCGTGCAAAATGATGAAGCCGATTTTAGATGAGCTACGCCAATTACTCGGCGACCAGGTACGGATACTAAAACTTGATGTAGATAAAAATCCTGCGGTAGCGCAAAACTTCCAGATTTCAGGTGTGCCAACACTTATTTTATTCAAAAAAGGGCAGCCGGTTTGGAGGCAAAGTGGAGTGGTGCAAGCGCGGCAACTAAAGACGATCATTGAGCAAAAGGCATTGTAA
- a CDS encoding DUF983 domain-containing protein: MSETKNKPLYLWSVLTNRCPRCRQGKLFVTENPYDLKKNTAMHEKCPECGQPTEIEVGFYYGTSYVSYALTVAFSGFTFVAWWVLIGFSLYDNRIFYWLGLNAFLLIVLQPVFMRLSRSMWLSWFVKYNPNWKQEKVKDYERIVKEQMNNW; this comes from the coding sequence ATGAGTGAAACCAAAAATAAGCCACTGTACCTATGGAGTGTGCTTACCAACAGGTGCCCGCGGTGCAGGCAAGGGAAATTGTTTGTAACAGAAAACCCTTACGACCTGAAGAAGAACACCGCCATGCATGAGAAGTGTCCCGAGTGCGGCCAGCCAACAGAAATAGAGGTGGGTTTTTACTATGGCACCAGTTACGTTAGCTATGCGCTCACAGTAGCTTTTAGCGGCTTTACTTTTGTGGCCTGGTGGGTGCTTATTGGTTTCTCATTGTACGACAACCGGATATTCTATTGGCTGGGTTTAAATGCATTTCTCTTGATCGTTTTGCAGCCGGTGTTCATGCGTTTGTCGCGCAGTATGTGGCTGAGTTGGTTTGTGAAGTATAACCCCAACTGGAAGCAAGAAAAAGTAAAAGACTATGAACGGATCGTTAAGGAGCAGATGAATAATTGGTAG